A genomic segment from Agelaius phoeniceus isolate bAgePho1 chromosome 2, bAgePho1.hap1, whole genome shotgun sequence encodes:
- the LOC143692001 gene encoding uncharacterized protein LOC143692001 — protein MPSPPHDSGGGGSGGSPGPAIKREGKGPEVRAAGPPGRRAAERARRGWRQAEPAGEREAVPSHEPPPSLAPALPPAGIPGGAAAPGTRGSPGLHSSSSSSGSERNERGSRAARRSRRLILRHRPGQRRWQCRSQEQKLAETVFCVRDYEECTHD, from the exons ATGCCGAGCCCCCCGCACgacagcggcggcggcgggagcggcgggagccccggccccgcgataaaaagggaagggaaggggccGGAGGTGCGCGCTGCGGGTCCGCCCGGGCGCCGTGCGGCAGAACGTGCCCggaggggctggaggcaggCTGAGCCGGCGGGGGAGCGggaggctgtgcccagccaTGAGCCGCCTCCCTCGCTCGCTCCCGCCCTCCCTCCCGCAGGAATCCCGGGCGGCGCGGCGGCACCCGGGACGCGCGGCTCCCCggggctgcacagcagcagcagcagcagcggctcGGAGAGGAACGAGCGGGGCAGCCGCGCTGCGAGGAGGAGCCGCCGCCTCATCCTGCGGCACCGGCCCGGCCAGCGCAG GTGGCAGTGTAGAAGCCAAGAACAAAAATTGGCAGAAACTGTGTTCTGTGTACGAGACTATGAAGAGTGTACTCATGACTAA